GTCTCCAAGCGCCCCTACACCAAGGACTACCTTCCCCCGTTCCAGGGGCCGGTCCATCCCCCGGTGGGACCGGGGGAAGATGGCCATTTTAATCATCTTTCCGTTGATTCGCCTGAATTCGTCTGCGCCGCCGCTTACGCATCGGCGCGCAGGACGCTGGACATTTGGGAAGATTATATGGGGCGCAACATCGCCTGGCCGTTCCGCTTGGAGTTTGAAATGCTCGAGATCATCCCGCTGGCTCGCATGCCGGGCGCGAGGATCGGATGGGGATTCTTGGAGTTCGGCTTCGCCGGAAGGAGCAGCGACGAATTGGATCTGTCGCACCCATACGCCCTGAATATGGAAGCAACCGCGCGGGGAATCGGCCGCGACATCTTCCTCTCGGAAGTCGGCATCCCGCTCCGCTCGCAGCTCACGCCCGAGCTCGTCGGCGTGGTGAAAACCACCGAGGATATCTCCGCCCTTCTGGCCGTGCTGCATTCCCACAAGATTTTGAATCATCTGCTCGATGCGACCTCGGGTGACCTCTTCTCCCCCGACGTCATCGGGCGAATCGGGGAATTGTCCGAGGTGCCCTTCTTCCGTCTCGCGCTGAATCAGGAAACGATGTCCAGCGTGCCCACCAAACCCAGGTTCCACATGCCTCTCACGGGGGCCCTCGTGGAGCTACTGATCCAAGTGTTCAAATATGAATTGATATCATTGCAGATCATCGACCCGGAGCTGTTCGGGCGGCTCGAGAAGCTCTCTTATCCGGATAAAACCGACTATATGGTCCAAACGGAGTTCGACATCGCTTACCTTCGCTATAAGCCTGAATTTAAGATCTGCTTTCAAAAGGCGCGCGATTATTTGGGCATGCTGATCGCCCGTGCCTGGCCGGGACTTTCGTGCGAGTCCCTCACCTTCTTCGACGTCGGCTTGGCGCTTCTCTCGGCGGACCAATTCGTATCGGGCGGAAAGCACATTGCGACCTTGAGGCGATGCTTTTCACGGCGTGAAATCGGCCTCCCAAAAGCCACGATCGCCCTTGAACCCGCCAACCTAGTCCCCTCTCCAAACGTGTGAGCGGATTTTTGAGATTCCGGGCTCTCCGTCACTTCCAAAAATCAAAGCCCATCCAGGGGAGGGATTGCCGCAACCCGGCAAGGGCATATGACCAGGCATGCCAACCGTTCTACCCCCAGGTATCGATGATCTTTCCACGTGCAGGGAGTTTTGTGTCTGCGCGCAGGCTTTTCTCCGGCGGGCTCATCCCGGCCGACGGAACCGTCCCGAAGACCGGAAAATCTTCCCGAAAAGGCACTATCGTGATCACCTCGGGCTCGATGGGTTGTTGATATTCCGGCCATCGCTGCCTGCGGTTCCGCTTGTCCACGTCCACCACCTTGTCTCGCGTCCTTGTCGGATTTCCAACCCGAATGACATTCAGATTCCAATGCTGGCGTCGCCTGATATCCTCGCACCCAACGAGAGTGGGCCCGTTCTTTGAGTCTGCGCAGGAGCCTGCGCCGTTGGTGAACCTCCCAGCGGCGCGGCCGCCAATTCGGGCGCCACAATCACATCCGGCGCACCGTCGAGACCGCCCGCCTTACATGCTTGACTCCGATCGCGCCTTCGCTCGTTCTAGCCCTCCTCCACCTTGATTTTGCATGCACCCGCCTCCGTGTTCCACAAAGGCCCCGCCGAGGCATCATCCCGGCCCTGGTGCCAGTTGCCCTAGGAGAAGGTGAGCCAGTTCATGTCAGAGATAGCGGTCCGCCGCATAGGGATCGACATCCTTCGCGATCAGGATGATCCCCTCTTGCCGGAACGCGCATGCTTGAATTTGTCCGCCGGGATGCTGCACGGCGGTCCCCGCGTTCCGGCAGGCCCTGTCGACCTGGGCTTGGTGGGTGCGTACGACGCGGATACCCTGAATTTCCCTGGCGTTATACGGCGGCGAGGCGGCGCATCCCGAAAGCAGAACGGTCAGGATCAACGCGGCTTGACGGACCCGCCGCGTGTTTATACGCTCGCGCAACCCTGATCCCTCCGTTGACCCGGTGCGGTTTTAGGGTAGCCCTCGGTCGGGATTCACGGTCCCGGCTGAGGGCGCTGGTTCTCGTTTGTGCTCCTCGCATGCAGCGGACCATTCGTCTTGATTTACCAAACGAGGCGGAAATAATGGTTTCCGCATTTGAACCGGCCATCCACTGACCTTCGGATCCCCGCTCCGCGAAGGCAATAAAGTTGTTCCGAGGTGGCCCCCGCGGGGATTCTCACCACGATGATTCCCCAGATGGTCAAGACATTGATGCTGAATTCACGTCCCAAGTGCGCGCTGGGAACCCTCACTTCGCTGAACACGTCCAATTCTTTCCGAATCAGAAGAGGATGGGGCTTGTATGAAATGACCAGTCTCAAATCCTCTCCGTCGTCCTGGGGGATTCGAATTTCTTCTCCGTCCTCCAGGCCGGGAGGCAGCAAGATCTTTCGGAAGGCCCAGCTCCGAATCTCACCGCTTCCGTCGCAAATCACGCATGTGCCGCCGCCCTGGCCGTGGCATATCGGACACTCTTCGGAGATCTGGAACCGGATCGCCACCTCTCCTCCCCGGATGCCCTTGATGAACTCGAGTGGCAGGAAATAGCGGCGGCCCTGGGCGGCCGCGCCGGGATCCTCCCGTGCGGCTTCCTCGGCGGGCCTGCTGGCGACGTGGTCCATCAGCTCCCGGTAGGCGCTGCTCAGGATCAAGAATTTTCCTTCCATCTTCGGGTCGCCGCCGTGGCGATCCGGATGGTATTCGAATGCCAATTGCTTGAATCGCCGC
The DNA window shown above is from Candidatus Tectomicrobia bacterium and carries:
- a CDS encoding J domain-containing protein, yielding MGITADADAEKIRRRFKQLAFEYHPDRHGGDPKMEGKFLILSSAYRELMDHVASRPAEEAAREDPGAAAQGRRYFLPLEFIKGIRGGEVAIRFQISEECPICHGQGGGTCVICDGSGEIRSWAFRKILLPPGLEDGEEIRIPQDDGEDLRLVISYKPHPLLIRKELDVFSEVRVPSAHLGREFSINVLTIWGIIVVRIPAGATSEQLYCLRGAGIRRSVDGRFKCGNHYFRLVW